A window of the Helianthus annuus cultivar XRQ/B chromosome 4, HanXRQr2.0-SUNRISE, whole genome shotgun sequence genome harbors these coding sequences:
- the LOC110933414 gene encoding uncharacterized protein LOC110933414: MTDTDPNASTSQTLISKLDVGDPLYLHPSDSSALTIVSVKLKLDINNAFLYGSLSEEVYMSLPQGFVDSDWAKCTMTRKSVTGFGVFLGDTLISWKSKKQGVVSRSTAEAEYRAMCSATCEDAIWLDSLPQGAITTWNDLQSKFLQKYFPPSKTARLRNLTCAFTEQPGESFYETWDRFKALLNKCPHHGLEEWRVVEKFYNGVSEATKRLLDSTVGGNMMKTSTYTEPGFGGVTAAPKGIHTVDSSVSLAAQVESLTKMVKDIQVKISSKCEVCRGGHETIDCPVGSEDELSFVQNQGWGQSYNSGWQQRQTSNWRGGNPPGFQPRRSLFQTHADGQSSGEPKSELSEFLKRNEESQSRTNKLLESIVMQGEARHQEQLKKNQKFELMFRNQGSTIQSLETTLGEMASKMTERPAGSFPSPTQLNPNAQLHAVFTCSGRSTGVVDEGFEIEKLIEPERVVEKEIEMEKVVEKVVEPEEKKVEEPVEVYEPIPPYPMRLLNKEQIAQYNGFLEMIKKLHVDIPFLEALAKMPNFAKFLKGLLLNKKKIEDLLIITLSEECSAVISNKLPTKMPDPGSFTIPCEIEGYEFRTALADLGASINVMPYSMFKKLKLG; the protein is encoded by the exons ATGACAGATACTGATCCTAATGCTAGTACATCTCAGACTTTGATAAGTAAGTTAGATGTTGGAGATCCATTATATCTTCATCCTAGTGACTCGAGTGCTTTGACTATTGTTAGTGTTAAGTTGAAG CTTGATATAAATAATGCCTTCCTGTATGGGTCATTATCTGAAGAAGTATATATGTCTTTACCACAAG GATTCGTTGATTCAGATTGGGCAAAGTGTACTATGACTAGAAAGTCCGTTACTGGGTTTGGAGTGTTTCTTGGAGATACTCTTATATCatggaaaagcaagaaacaaggAGTTGTTTCTAGGTCTACGGCTGAGGCTGAGTACAGGGCAATGTGCTCAGCCACATGTGAG GATGCTATCTGGTTGGACTCCCTCCCACAGGGAGCAATCACCACCTGGAATGATCTCCAATCTAAATTCTTACAGAAATACTTCCCACCTTCGAAAACCGCTCGTCTTAGAAATCTCACATGTGCATTCACTGAGCAGCCAGGGGAGTCTTTCTACGAAACTTGGGATAGGTTTAAGGCGCTGCTAAACAAGTGCCCACACCATGGGCTTGAGGAGTGGAGAGTCGTGGAGAAATTCTATAATGGCGTTTCTGAAGCGACTAAGAGACTGCTTGACTCCACAGTAGGAGGCAACATGATGAAGACCAGTACTTACACCGAGCCAGGCTTTGGGGGCGTTACTGCTGCCCCTAAAGGTATTCATACGGTAGATTCTAGTGTATCTTTAGCCGCCCAGGTCGAATCCTTGACAAAGATGGTTAAGGACATTCAGGTTAAGATTAGCTCTAAGTGTGAGGTGTGTAGAGGTGGGCATGAGACGATAGATTGCCCGGTAGGATCTGAGGACGAGTTGAGTTTTGTTCAAAACCAGGGATGGGGCCAGAGTTACAACTCTGGATGGCAGCAACGCCAAACCTCGAACTGGCGAGGCGGGAATCCCCCTGGATTCCAACCACGTCGGAGTCTCTTTCAGACCCATGCTGATGGGCAAAGTAGTGGAGAGCCTAAGTCTGAGCTGAGTGAGTTTTTAAAGAGGAACGAGGAGAGCCAGAGTAGGACGAATAAACTCCTAGAGTCGATAGTGATGCAGGGTGAGGCTAGACATCAGGAGCAGCTTAAGAAAAACCAGAAGTTTGAGTTGATGTTTAGGAATCAGGGGTCCACCATACAGAGTCTAGAGACGACCCTAGGAGAGATGGCTAGTAAGATGACTGAGAGGCCCGCAGGTTCATTCCCTAGCCCCACCCAGCTTAACCCTAATGCCCAGTTACATGCCGTGTTCACATGTAGTGGTAGGAGCACAGGAGTTGTTGATGAGGGGTTTGAGATAGAGAAGTTGATAGAACCTGAGAGGGTTGTTGAGAAAGAGATAGAAATGGAAAAGGTAGTTGAGAAGGTAGTTGAACCAGAGGAGAAGAAAGTAGAAGAACCGGTTGAAGTGTATGAGCCCATTCCTCCATACCCTATGAGACTTTTGAATAAGGAgcaaattgctcagtataatggGTTTTTGGAGATGATCAAAAAGCTCCACGTAGACATTCCCTTCCTTGAGGCTTTGGCTAAAATGCCTAACTTTGCTAAGTTTCTCAAGGGACTCTTGCTCAATAAGAAGAAAATTGAGGATCTTTTAATTATTACATTGAGTGAGGAATGTTCTGCGGTGATCTCAAACAAACTTCCCACAAAGATGCCAGATCCAGGAAGTTTCACCATTCCTTGTGAGATAGAGGGTTATGAGTTTAGGACTGCTTTGGCCGACCTAGGAGCTAGTATAAATGTGATGCCGTATTCTATGTTTAAGAAGCTTAAGCTAGGATAG